One region of Eupeodes corollae chromosome 1, idEupCoro1.1, whole genome shotgun sequence genomic DNA includes:
- the LOC129942198 gene encoding dynein axonemal assembly factor 1 homolog isoform X2 — protein sequence MSNKEIFGLHRITKKHLKNLCKKHKLYQTPHLNEQLYLHFQGFQSIENLEEYTGLKCLWLESNAISEIQGLECQSELKCLFLQNNLIRKIENLQYCSLLDTLNLSSNHITKIENCCSNILPMLSSLNLSKNYLTNFDAIQELVNCNHLCSLDLSHNRIDDILVVKVFAKMPQLRVLVLQGNPVVSKVPQYRKTLILECKNLTYLDSRPVFPKDRACAEAWKRGGYEEERKESDRWAKLDRKKIRDSVNATLRLRQKHGKDVQLLESSDDENDNKVMEIPENDKKLDLELTGVNAKARNDTTELFDSSSSTSFDDTSEEEQAKSDTNGDENIIVHEARNDTTELSDNSSQEERIQIDKNGDEYRNVDEDEDKLKPEHIIEDITETVFSEKHENIMIHRKEPDFEILKNVPDLEDTKIKEEIINIIYDDSPCRIENDDLLQEATEIIEKNDLSLSTSDISTSGICDADIEVEEEDLLQNSIKNKNGNDILPSSLVSSDCNEATEAFSSPSSSNSSISDEISDSENKNKIILNEESKLKDTKLGLRNADREEDQIENRQLNEESKLKDTKLGLRNVDREEDQIDNIQSRIENQLFLQKSLEDNNENNSSFLSLSTSSFSDQNETTKSLSSSSSSGSSSSSESSSSSESSSSSESSSSGDSSSNVSGKDLDENGEDMTDLRSKINESSRATNDHSSSSVIPSIPTEHQTPEVLDNTEARLKNIFTMILTDEDSDGDLDSVSSGTLKQKNKTQQVSDNNMSSEYQTTENLVEDEFNQELSIEEKTTDSIWNDRLWNLEDTIAAKWLENFLSNECKNENSLAKEIVEEIENNDSCLALYDSSEWLEQHYGEELQVDLSEQMAEEFQEIKGNNDSKGIIEETSDNSEWLKFSGEEPVEFLYSNEKLFEQRKDEEKSSNTEFDQMYLDWLKFTEEAVVESSDLNKDISGKIEDKKQNSDVFEEERSSKAQIGDLNMALKDKESPAQNIEQRNPTNLQDIQLVGKDLKELIEEEIDTGGNIAEDDLVDNNFDPLSLLGRNSAPARIEMSKENLTANEDGKEKQEILKLNEERKVVDDVLEAPTFKYQTDASKLEVIIEKDIDTGRNIAEDGLVENTVDSKSWWETNLALANIEMSEANSTANEDNEGKTEILEHNEERKFFEDFLESPTPKDQADASNFLVEILNEINNTADEAPTEVEQDLSTNQILEKSLIIEEEENTNFEIETSSSSSASSIQQTTSISTLREVLTSFNKVAETVSSRNHTKSELLKELVANPLTKTFSGQSGDQINREFEELQHHRREQLSNLVDYVYAQREKYDDTLEVVNGRLMVVKRLTGALEELPPPPSRSSQWSGSTKYISCGVSTTPISCNDDNDNVSDNDEEDDKDDEYGTALSSEDKDNDDGDEAEAEADTEENDIEQHASDTKIKTIPYCNSSDVSYCANESVSLSSTGSSTGLEHKQQEEQDNNHHHSDDVDVNDDDNSQQRAESVSSGRLHNEIDSEVLPESSKWLEKEVTPLVESAGPADYKLSIQEGDAIEEGVAGASGRQTSCEYQVELKDSIQSFVDFGKQATTLEDVSLIFKNPESEE from the exons atgagtaATAAAGAAATCTTTGGTCTTCATCGAATAacaaaaaagcatttaaaaaatttgtgcaaaaagcATAAACTCTATCAAACTCCTCATTTAAATGAACAACTTTATCTTCATTTTCAAG GATTTCAATCGATTGAAAACCTCGAAGAATACACTGGTCTCAAGTGCCTTTGGCTTGAAAGTAATGCCATTTCTGAGATTCAAGGCCTCGAATGCCAATCGGAACTCAAGTGTCTATTTctgcaaaataatttgattaggaaaattgaaaatcttCAATACTGCTCTCTGCTGGATACTCTGAATCTTTCAAGTAATcatattacaaaaattgaaaattgttgcaGTAATATTTTGCCAATGCTGTCGAGTTTGAATTTGTCAAagaattatttaacaaattttgatgCAATACAAGAATTGGTTAATTGCAACCATTTATGCTCGTTGGATTTATCACATAATCGTATCGATGATATTCTAGTTGTGAAG gtttttgcaAAAATGCCTCAGTTAAGAGTATTGGTCCTACAGGGCAATCCTGTGGTAAGCAAAGTTCCACAATACAGAAAAACATTGATACTGGAATGT aaaaatcttacCTATTTGGACAGTCGACCAGTGTTTCCAAAAGATCGAGCTTGTGCTGAAGCTTG gaaACGAGGTGGCTATGAAGAAGAACGGAAAGAGAGTGATAGATGGGCAAAACTAGATCGCAAAAAAATTCGAGATAGTGTCAATG CTACCCTTCGGCTTCGTCAAAAGCATGGGAAGGATGTTCAACTTTTAGAATCATCTGACGATGAAAATGACAACAAGGTGATGGAAATAccagaaaatgataaaaaattggATTTGGAATTAACTGGAGTAAATGCAAAAGCTAGAAACGATACGACGGAATTATTTGATAGTTCTTCATCGACTTCGTTCGATGATACGTCCGAAGAAGAACAAGCAAAATCAGACACAAATGGAGatgaaaatataattgttcACGAAGCTAGAAACGACACGACTGAATTGTCTGATAATTCTTCACAAGAAGAACGCATTCAAATAGATAAAAATGGAGATGAATATAGAAACGTTGATGAAGATGAGGACAAACTCAAACCTGAACATATTATTGAAGACATCACAGAAAcagttttttctgaaaaacatgaaaacattATGATACACAGGAAAGAACCTGATTTtgagatattaaaaaatgtgccAGACTTGGAAGATACTAAAATTAAGGAGGAAatcattaatattatttatgatGATAGTCCTTGcagaattgaaaatgatgaCCTGCTTCAAGAAGCTACTGAAATTATAGAGAAAAATGATTTATCACTATCAACCTCTGACATTTCGACTTCTGGAATTTGTGATGCTGATATTGAAGTTGAAGAAGAAGATCTTCTtcaaaactcaataaaaaataaaaacggaaaTGATATTTTACCGTCATCTTTGGTTTCCTCAGATTGCAATGAAGCAACCGAAGCTTTTTCTTCCCCATCTTCTTCAAACAGTTCAATTTCTGATGAAATTAGTgatagtgaaaataaaaataaaataattttgaatgaagAATCCAAacttaaagatacaaaattggGACTTCGAAATGCAGACAGAGAAGAAGATCAAATAGAGAATAGACAATTGAATGAAGAATCCAAacttaaagatacaaaattggGACTTCGAAATGTAGATAGAGAAGAAGATCAAATAGACAATATCCAAAGTAGAATTGAGAATCAACTATTTCTTCAGAAGTCACTTGAAGACAACAATGAAAACAATTCTTCATTTTTGTCATTGTCAACTTCTAGTTTTTCAGATCAGAATGAGACAACAAAAAGtctttcttcttcatcttcctcGGGGTCATCATCTTCCTCGGAGTCATCATCTTCCTCGGAGTCATCATCTTCCTCGGAGTCGTCATCTTCTGGCGATAGTTCTTCCAACGTAAGTGGAAAAGATTTGGATGAAAATGGTGAAGATATGACAGATCTTCGAAgcaaaataaatgaatcttcAAGAGCAACAAATGATCATAGCTCGTCTTCTGTAATTCCTTCAATCCCTACTGAACATCAAACACCTGAAGTTTTAGATAACACTGAAGCAAGACTAAAGAACATATTTACAATGATTCTTACAGATGAAGATTCCGATGGTGATTTAGATTCAGTATCTTCTggaactttaaaacaaaaaaacaaaactcagcAAGTATCTGATAACAACATGTCATCGGAATATCAAACTACTGAAAACCTAGTCGAAGACGAGTTCAATCAAGAACTAAGcattgaagaaaaaacaacagaTTCTATTTGGAATGATAGACTTTGGAATTTAGAAGATACAATTGCTGCAAAATGGCTTGAAAATTTCTTGTCAAATGaatgtaaaaatgaaaattctttaGCTAAGGAGATTGTCGAAGAAATAGAGAATAATGATAGCTGTTTAGCTCTTTACGATTCTTCAGAGTGGTTAGAGCAGCACTACGGTGAAGAATTACAGGTTGATCTTTCAGAACAAATGGCTGAAGAATTTCAAGAAATCAAGGGAAATAACGATTCCAAGGGAATTATAGAAGAAACATCCGATAATTCAGAGTGGTTGAAATTTTCAGGAGAAGAACCTGTAGAATTTTTGTATtccaatgaaaaattatttgaacaaaGGAAAGACGAAGAAAAATCTTCGAATACAGAATTCGATCAAATGTATTTAGATTGGTTAAAATTCACGGAAGAAGCTGTAGTAGAATCTTCAGATTTGAATAAAGATATATCAGGAAAGATAGAAGATAAAAAGCAAAACTCGGATGTGTTCGAAGAAGAAAGGTCTTCAAAAGCTCAAATAGGAGATTTAAACATGGCATTAAAAGACAAAGAATCTCCAGCTCAGAATATTGAGCAACGAAATCCTACCAACCTTCAGGATATACAACTCGTTGGAAAGGACTTAAAAG AACTAATTGAGGAAGAAATAGATACTGGTGGAAATATTGCTGAAGATGATTTGGTAGATAATAATTTCGATCCTTTAAGCTTGTTGGGAAGAAATTCAGCCCCGGCAagaattgaaatgtcaaaagaaaatttgactgcaaatgaagatGGCAaggaaaaacaagaaattttgaaactaaatgAAGAACGAAAAGTCGTTGACGATGTTTTGGAAGCACCAACTTTTAAATATCAGACTGATGCTTCAAAACTTGAAGTAATAATTGAGAAGGACATAGATACTGGAAGAAATATTGCTGAAGATGGGTTAGTAGAAAATACTGTCGATTCTAAAAGCTGGTGGGAAACCAATTTAGCACTGGCAAATATTGAAATGTCGGAAGCAAATTCCACTGCAAATGAAGATAACGAGGGAAAAACAGAAATTTTGGAACATAACGAAGAAAGAAAattctttgaagattttttggAATCACCAACTCCAAAAGATCAGGCAGATGCTTCAAATTTTCTTGTGGAAATTTTGAACGAAATAAATAATACTGCAGATGAAGCACCAACTGAGGTTGAACAAGACTTATCAACAAACCAAATTCTAGAAAAATCTTTGAttattgaagaagaagaaaatacaaattttgaaatcgagACTTCTAGTTCTAGTTCTGCATCGTCAATTCAACAAACCACTTCGATTTCAACTCTTCGTGAAGTTCTGACATCATTCAATAAAGTCGCCGAAACTGTAAGTTCTCGGAATCATACAAAATCTGAACTTCTTAAAGAACTTGTAGCCAATCCATTGACAAAGACCTTTTCGGGTCAATCTGGTGACCAAATAAATCGTGAATTCGAAGAACTGCAACATCATAGACGGGAACAGCTCTCGAATCTTGTTGACTATGTATACGCCCAAAGGGAAAAGTACGATGACACTTTGGAGGTAGTCAATGGACGTTTGATGGTTGTCAAACGGTTAACAGGTGCTCTGGAAGAGCTCCCACCTCCACCATCACGGTCATCACAATGGTCAGGATCCACAAAGTACATTAGTTGCGGTGTAAGTACCACTCCAATAAGCTGCAACGACGACAATGACAACGTCAGTGACAACGACGAAGAGGACGACAAGGATGATGAGTATGGGACAGCATTGTCATCAGAGGACAAAGATAACGATGATGGCGATGAGGCAGAGGCAGAGGCAGATACAGAGGAAAATGACATCGAGCAGCATGCAAGTGATACGAAAATAAAGACCATACCTTACTGTAACTCCTCTGATGTAAGTTATTGTGCAAATGAATCAGTTTCATTGTCATCGACAGGTTCGTCAACTGGACTCGAGCACAAGCAGCAGGAGGAGCAGGATAATAACCATCATCACTCGGACGATGTTGAtgttaatgatgatgataactcCCAACAGAGAGCAGAATCAGTATCATCAGGAAGATTGcataacgaaattgattctGAGGTTTTGCCAGAATCCAGTAAATGGCTGGAAAAGGAGGTAACACCACTCGTAGAATCAGCAGGTCCAGCTGATTATAAACTATCAATTCAAGAAGGAGATGCAATAGAGGAAGGAGTGGCAGGAGCATCGGGGAGACAAACAAGTTGTGAATATCAAGTAGAATTGAAGGATTCTATTCAATCGTTTGTGGACTTTGGGAAGCAGGCTACTACTCTAGAGGAtgtttcattgatttttaaaaatcccgAATCGGAAGAATAG